The Desulfomicrobium orale DSM 12838 genome includes a window with the following:
- a CDS encoding TonB-dependent receptor codes for MADHLFLGLAGTRESRDGYTQNDYLDRDVDTRENLNGRMHLRWLPTDSLDLIWSLDGETLRDGAFPLGPLSKVRSDPYHVAYDFEGAHHRDTAGTSLRAVWDAPWFRLTSISAVRGYEDMAENDQDFTPAALFTAHEDISDRQYSQELRLGSSGEEALSWLAGLYAFRSVKDHSLTLSLAPGVMAPVPLDRDTDSDLRTRGWAVFGQAGWKFLDMFEVTGGLRHERERRSIDHRMRLSSGGMPLEESGLERSASGGAWLPKAQFIVHWSPDMMTYVSAARGYRGAGFNPGALDRSDLGFEAEYSWTYELGAKTSWWNDRLILNAATFVIDLRDQQVVQLLPTADTIIRNAGRSRSVGFEVESELLLAPGLTIEGGLGCIRAEFTRYADDVAGLDYSGNSAPLAPDYSYHAAVQYRRTLAENMHLFGRETPLTFFSRAEIQGVGPFYWDTANELRESAYETVDLRLGLETEHLTLTAWAANLFDRRYASVAFAFPGSEPIGEAAPPRTVGLTLTASF; via the coding sequence GTGGCGGATCATCTTTTTCTGGGACTGGCCGGAACGCGGGAGAGCCGGGATGGCTATACGCAAAACGATTATCTGGATCGCGACGTGGACACGCGGGAAAATCTGAACGGCCGCATGCATCTGCGCTGGCTGCCCACGGATTCACTGGACCTGATCTGGAGCCTGGACGGGGAAACCCTGCGGGACGGCGCTTTTCCCTTGGGACCCCTATCGAAAGTGCGCAGCGACCCGTACCATGTGGCCTATGATTTCGAGGGCGCGCACCATCGGGACACAGCGGGGACATCCCTGCGCGCGGTCTGGGACGCGCCCTGGTTCAGACTGACCTCCATTTCGGCCGTACGCGGCTATGAAGACATGGCCGAAAACGATCAGGATTTCACGCCCGCCGCACTGTTCACGGCTCACGAGGATATAAGCGATCGGCAGTACAGTCAGGAACTGCGTCTGGGGTCGTCCGGCGAGGAGGCGCTGAGCTGGCTGGCCGGACTGTACGCGTTCCGGTCCGTCAAGGATCATTCCCTGACCCTGTCCCTTGCTCCGGGCGTCATGGCTCCGGTGCCTCTGGATCGGGACACGGATTCTGATCTGCGTACGCGCGGCTGGGCCGTTTTCGGTCAGGCCGGATGGAAGTTTCTGGACATGTTCGAGGTGACAGGTGGTCTGCGCCATGAGCGGGAACGGCGCTCCATCGATCACCGCATGCGCCTGTCTTCCGGCGGAATGCCGCTGGAGGAAAGCGGCCTGGAGCGCAGCGCGTCCGGCGGAGCCTGGCTGCCCAAGGCGCAGTTCATCGTGCACTGGAGTCCCGATATGATGACCTATGTCAGTGCGGCCCGCGGCTACCGCGGCGCGGGCTTCAATCCCGGTGCGCTGGATCGGTCCGATCTGGGTTTCGAGGCGGAATACAGCTGGACCTACGAACTGGGAGCCAAGACTTCGTGGTGGAACGACCGCCTGATCCTGAACGCCGCCACATTCGTCATCGACCTGCGCGACCAGCAGGTGGTACAGCTTCTGCCCACGGCCGACACGATCATCCGTAACGCGGGCCGGTCCCGCAGCGTGGGTTTCGAGGTGGAATCGGAACTTCTCCTCGCTCCCGGCCTGACCATCGAGGGTGGACTGGGCTGCATCCGCGCGGAATTTACCCGCTACGCGGACGATGTGGCCGGGCTGGACTACTCGGGGAACAGTGCGCCTCTGGCTCCGGATTATTCCTATCACGCAGCCGTGCAGTACCGCAGGACTCTCGCGGAAAACATGCACCTCTTCGGCCGGGAAACGCCGCTTACCTTCTTCTCCCGTGCCGAGATTCAGGGTGTAGGGCCGTTTTACTGGGACACGGCCAACGAACTCCGGGAAAGCGCCTACGAAACCGTTGACCTTCGCTTGGGGTTGGAAACGGAGCATCTGACCCTGACGGCCTGGGCCGCCAATCTCTTCGACCGCCGGTACGCTTCCGTGGCCTTCGCTTTTCCGGGTTCGGAACCCATTGGCGAGGCCGCTCCGCCGCGCACCGTAGGGCTCACTCTGACGGCCAGTTTCTGA
- a CDS encoding Nif3-like dinuclear metal center hexameric protein produces the protein MLVQNLIALIETTAPPRLAAPWDKSGVQIASATEDIRVMCVALDPEPETVRQAVEHGAQFVLCHHPLTLSPRLPDRLDDYHDVLSRTMKNSLWLYSAHTSLDANPDGPVNWFGRALGLQNMRILEVTRRETPVLVRVPKPGPENGMSGIRVRTDGDFLEYEVWPEDLPRFRNADRAGQPVHEMPLAFPSREFGFGCMGHLPEALTWEEFERAVSALLPCSWRSIGCPPGRISTVAYCPGSGADLAGPAFTLGAQVYLSGDLKYHQAQAIRSLGLTLDVGHFQLEEGMMRVWSEDLAARLAGDVRIVFLPGRDPFA, from the coding sequence ATGCTCGTCCAGAATCTGATCGCTCTGATCGAAACCACGGCCCCGCCCCGTCTGGCCGCGCCCTGGGACAAAAGCGGAGTACAGATCGCTTCCGCCACTGAGGACATCCGCGTCATGTGCGTGGCCCTGGATCCGGAACCGGAGACAGTCCGTCAGGCTGTGGAGCATGGGGCGCAGTTCGTACTGTGCCACCATCCGCTGACCCTTTCTCCCCGGCTGCCCGACCGTCTGGACGACTATCACGACGTTCTTTCCCGCACGATGAAAAACAGCCTGTGGCTCTACAGTGCTCATACATCCCTGGACGCCAACCCGGACGGCCCGGTCAACTGGTTCGGGCGCGCTCTGGGACTCCAGAACATGCGGATACTGGAAGTCACCCGCCGCGAAACTCCGGTTCTGGTCCGTGTGCCCAAACCCGGCCCGGAAAATGGCATGTCAGGCATACGCGTGCGTACAGATGGCGATTTTCTGGAATACGAAGTCTGGCCGGAAGATCTGCCCCGCTTCCGGAATGCGGACCGGGCCGGACAACCCGTGCACGAGATGCCTCTGGCTTTTCCCTCGCGGGAATTCGGATTTGGGTGCATGGGGCATCTTCCCGAGGCCCTGACCTGGGAAGAATTTGAACGCGCCGTCTCGGCCCTGCTTCCTTGCAGCTGGCGGAGTATCGGCTGCCCACCCGGCCGGATTTCGACCGTGGCCTACTGTCCGGGCTCGGGAGCCGATCTGGCCGGCCCGGCCTTTACCCTCGGCGCTCAGGTATATCTGAGCGGAGATCTGAAATACCATCAGGCCCAGGCCATCCGCTCGCTGGGCCTGACCCTCGACGTCGGGCATTTCCAGCTCGAGGAAGGCATGATGCGGGTCTGGAGCGAAGACCTGGCCGCACGCCTCGCCGGAGATGTCCGGATCGTTTTTCTTCCGGGCCGCGATCCCTTTGCCTGA
- a CDS encoding Plug domain-containing protein has protein sequence MRTLCMMVAVLLAFHGTVLAGQNASRELVLEPVLVTAEKTESDLQQVPQSVTAFTAERIEDAGIASFRDFARRTPNLQVANWGIRGNSYVFIRGVGAVNNEPAVSFSVDDVAVGDSRVFDSGLYDIERIEVLRGPQGTLYGRNSLAGAINIVTRKPDNTGGACLEQTLGDYNSLRTIGSLRAPWWRIIFFWDWPERGRAGMAIRKTIIWIATWTRGKI, from the coding sequence ATGAGAACTCTGTGCATGATGGTTGCAGTTCTGCTGGCGTTTCATGGCACGGTCCTGGCCGGACAGAACGCGAGCCGGGAACTTGTTCTGGAGCCGGTACTGGTCACGGCGGAGAAAACCGAGTCCGACCTGCAACAGGTGCCGCAGAGCGTCACGGCCTTCACCGCCGAACGCATCGAGGATGCGGGCATTGCCTCATTCCGGGACTTCGCCCGCCGTACGCCCAATCTGCAGGTGGCAAACTGGGGCATACGCGGCAATTCCTATGTCTTTATCCGGGGGGTGGGGGCGGTGAACAATGAGCCGGCCGTGTCCTTTTCCGTGGACGACGTGGCCGTCGGAGACTCCCGCGTGTTTGACAGCGGACTGTACGACATCGAACGCATCGAGGTGCTGCGCGGGCCGCAGGGTACGTTGTACGGCCGCAACAGTCTGGCCGGGGCCATCAACATCGTAACCAGAAAGCCGGACAATACCGGCGGAGCCTGCCTGGAGCAGACTCTGGGCGATTACAATTCCCTGCGAACCATCGGCAGCCTGCGCGCCCCCTGGTGGCGGATCATCTTTTTCTGGGACTGGCCGGAACGCGGGAGAGCCGGGATGGCTATACGCAAAACGATTATCTGGATCGCGACGTGGACACGCGGGAAAATCTGA
- a CDS encoding zinc ribbon domain-containing protein, with protein sequence MSIYIDQIEQLVVLQKVDSEMIGLERVLEEAPRQLRELQEKQSYLLQQQDVIREKISVLMEQKGRLETEIENDAQKIKKSKNKLMLVENTKEYHAMMREMDNLEKMNRGREEEQATLLADLTDLEGRRDALQADIDALGENIAAQQATLDQELAANRARLETLAKDKTRASEAVPAPILSRYNFIRGRIANPVIVPVSEGVCKGCHIVIPPQTYIDLQKGEQILSCPNCLRIIYWERHFSEAESEEAQ encoded by the coding sequence TTGAGCATTTATATTGACCAGATCGAGCAGCTGGTGGTGCTGCAAAAAGTGGATTCGGAAATGATCGGCCTGGAGCGTGTGCTGGAGGAAGCTCCCCGGCAGTTGCGCGAACTGCAGGAGAAACAGTCCTATCTCCTCCAGCAGCAGGACGTGATCCGGGAAAAGATCAGCGTGCTCATGGAGCAGAAGGGCAGACTCGAGACCGAAATTGAAAACGACGCCCAGAAGATAAAGAAGAGCAAAAACAAGCTCATGTTGGTGGAAAACACCAAAGAATATCACGCCATGATGCGTGAGATGGACAATCTGGAGAAAATGAACAGGGGCCGTGAAGAGGAGCAGGCCACTCTTCTGGCTGATCTGACTGATCTGGAAGGACGCCGGGACGCCTTGCAGGCCGACATTGACGCGTTGGGCGAGAACATCGCCGCCCAGCAGGCCACCCTCGACCAGGAACTGGCCGCAAACCGGGCCCGTCTGGAGACTCTGGCCAAAGACAAGACCCGCGCCTCGGAGGCCGTGCCCGCGCCCATTCTCAGCCGGTACAATTTCATCCGCGGCCGCATCGCCAATCCGGTCATCGTGCCGGTGAGCGAAGGTGTATGCAAGGGATGCCATATCGTCATCCCGCCCCAGACCTACATCGACCTGCAAAAGGGCGAACAGATTCTGAGCTGCCCCAACTGCTTGCGCATCATTTACTGGGAACGCCATTTCTCAGAGGCTGAAAGCGAAGAGGCCCAATAA
- the gltX gene encoding glutamate--tRNA ligase — protein MINFSTGGPWITRFAPSPTGALHLGNARTAILNFLLARQSGGRFLLRLEDTDRERSSFAAEADILWSLAWLGLAPDEPVHHQSLRLPLYAEAVKSLLDRNLAYPCFCTEAELERDREAAVRNGLPPRYAGRCRGLDPAQRQKRLDSGEPHTVRFHNTATEDITFTDLIKGPMSIPPGAFGDFVLLRSNGWPSYNLAVVVDDADMGVNLVLRGEDHLVNTARQILLYRAFGYAQPAFAHHGLLVDAEGKKLSKRAGAASVPQCRDMGLQPQAVVQYLAGLSGALPSKRLFLSLEEAARAFQPYALGRGNAVMNMDELQALSARFFRTLSPAGLVRSIRLPDGDPWYALSPEIQEELAAGLRENAATPDELRALVPHFTAREVAYTPQVLKELVAGRPVLGALEALLAPVDPEMRLDKDQTAAMLRRAGETAGVKGRALYHPVRLALTGCESGPELAVLMVLLPAGHLTRRLRAVLEFFSPSRTEH, from the coding sequence ATGATCAATTTCAGCACCGGCGGCCCCTGGATCACCCGTTTCGCACCCAGCCCCACCGGGGCCCTGCACCTGGGCAATGCCCGCACGGCCATCCTGAATTTTCTGCTGGCCCGCCAGAGCGGCGGCAGGTTTCTGCTGCGGCTGGAAGACACGGATCGGGAGCGTTCCAGCTTCGCAGCCGAAGCGGACATCCTGTGGTCCCTGGCCTGGCTCGGACTTGCGCCGGATGAACCCGTCCATCACCAGAGTCTGCGGCTGCCTCTTTATGCCGAAGCCGTAAAAAGCCTGCTGGACAGGAATCTGGCCTATCCCTGCTTCTGCACCGAGGCCGAACTGGAGCGCGACCGTGAGGCCGCCGTCCGAAACGGCCTGCCTCCGCGCTATGCCGGACGTTGCCGGGGACTTGATCCGGCGCAGAGACAAAAGCGTCTGGACAGCGGCGAGCCCCACACGGTCCGCTTTCACAACACGGCCACGGAAGACATAACCTTCACGGATCTGATCAAGGGGCCCATGAGCATTCCGCCCGGCGCATTCGGAGATTTCGTGCTGCTGCGCTCGAACGGCTGGCCCAGCTACAACCTGGCCGTGGTGGTGGACGATGCGGACATGGGCGTGAATCTCGTCCTGCGCGGCGAGGACCATCTGGTCAACACCGCCCGCCAGATTCTGCTCTACCGGGCCTTTGGATACGCCCAGCCTGCCTTCGCCCATCACGGCCTTCTGGTGGACGCGGAAGGCAAAAAGCTGTCCAAACGCGCCGGAGCGGCCAGTGTCCCCCAATGCCGGGACATGGGGCTGCAACCCCAGGCCGTGGTCCAGTATCTGGCCGGACTGTCCGGGGCCCTGCCCTCCAAACGTCTTTTCCTTTCCCTGGAAGAAGCCGCCCGGGCCTTCCAGCCTTACGCTCTGGGCCGGGGCAACGCTGTCATGAACATGGACGAGCTGCAGGCCTTGAGTGCGCGCTTCTTCCGGACCCTGTCCCCCGCCGGGCTGGTGCGGAGCATACGCCTGCCGGATGGCGATCCGTGGTATGCTCTGAGCCCGGAAATCCAGGAGGAGCTTGCGGCTGGATTGCGTGAAAATGCGGCCACTCCGGACGAGCTGCGGGCTCTGGTGCCGCATTTCACCGCCCGGGAGGTCGCCTACACGCCGCAAGTCCTGAAGGAGCTGGTCGCCGGCCGCCCCGTTCTGGGCGCTCTGGAAGCTCTGCTTGCTCCCGTTGATCCGGAAATGCGGCTGGACAAGGACCAGACCGCCGCCATGCTGCGCCGGGCGGGCGAAACGGCCGGAGTGAAAGGCCGCGCCCTCTACCATCCCGTCCGGCTGGCCCTCACGGGATGCGAGTCGGGGCCGGAACTGGCCGTGCTGATGGTCCTCCTGCCGGCAGGACATCTGACCCGCCGTCTGCGGGCCGTGCTGGAATTTTTCTCTCCATCCCGAACAGAACACTGA
- a CDS encoding DUF3850 domain-containing protein: MNQIHELKIHPEYFGPVSEGKKTFEIRKNDRDYRIGDTVILREFDPRTGEYTGRLIQKEVGYVSVFSQMSGWCVFSLL; the protein is encoded by the coding sequence ATGAATCAAATCCACGAACTTAAGATTCACCCAGAATATTTTGGGCCTGTCTCTGAAGGCAAGAAGACGTTTGAAATACGCAAAAACGACAGGGATTATAGGATAGGTGATACTGTTATTTTGCGAGAGTTTGACCCACGCACTGGAGAATATACTGGAAGGCTGATACAAAAAGAAGTTGGGTATGTAAGTGTCTTTTCGCAAATGTCGGGTTGGTGTGTTTTTTCCTTGCTATGA
- a CDS encoding class I SAM-dependent methyltransferase gives MDMPPVSFRPLEEMLMTEVAAHAVRYGVRLGVFDVLDDWASAEEVAERSDWRADGTEALLELFRVCGLLEAGPRGYRNTPLARTWLTRTSPFFQGDYLDYHADFCGMIFSSLPELLAGDLRCWEGADADWNNPRTMLGTAQCARQGFLQETADFIAGLPDFQHLRRMCDLGGGLGEYSLELLRKNAELHADMVDLPAVAEQARVNAEKNGLGARFTAIGADARNMDFPAERWDLLLTAHVLYAFAGNLPGILGAIHSALRPGGWFVAAHLHPLAELPERVLAAMACITRLAGFPAHALSREELVPALEQIGFQDIRVELRGDGRRTLLVAARKQQGGAA, from the coding sequence ATGGACATGCCCCCAGTGTCCTTCCGGCCTCTGGAAGAGATGCTCATGACGGAAGTTGCCGCACATGCGGTGCGTTACGGCGTGCGGCTTGGAGTTTTCGACGTGCTGGACGACTGGGCGTCCGCCGAAGAAGTGGCGGAGCGGTCGGACTGGAGAGCGGACGGTACGGAGGCTCTTCTGGAACTTTTCCGTGTCTGCGGACTGCTGGAAGCCGGTCCGCGCGGGTACCGCAACACGCCGCTGGCCAGAACATGGCTGACGCGGACTTCGCCCTTTTTCCAGGGAGATTACCTGGACTATCACGCCGATTTCTGCGGCATGATTTTTTCCTCCCTGCCGGAACTGCTGGCCGGAGACCTGCGTTGCTGGGAAGGTGCGGATGCGGACTGGAACAATCCCCGGACCATGCTGGGCACGGCCCAGTGCGCGCGGCAGGGTTTTCTGCAGGAAACGGCGGACTTCATCGCCGGACTGCCGGACTTTCAGCATTTGCGCCGGATGTGCGATCTCGGCGGAGGCTTGGGTGAATATTCTCTGGAACTGCTGCGGAAAAACGCGGAATTGCACGCCGATATGGTGGATTTGCCCGCTGTGGCGGAGCAGGCCCGCGTGAATGCCGAAAAAAACGGCCTGGGCGCGCGCTTTACGGCCATCGGCGCGGATGCGCGGAACATGGATTTTCCGGCCGAACGCTGGGATCTGCTGCTGACCGCGCATGTGCTGTACGCCTTTGCCGGAAACCTGCCCGGAATTCTGGGCGCCATCCACAGCGCTCTGCGTCCCGGAGGATGGTTCGTGGCCGCACATCTGCATCCCCTGGCCGAGCTTCCGGAGCGGGTTCTGGCGGCCATGGCCTGCATCACGCGGCTGGCCGGTTTTCCGGCTCATGCGCTGTCCAGAGAGGAACTGGTTCCGGCTCTGGAACAGATCGGCTTTCAGGATATTCGTGTGGAACTCCGGGGAGACGGGCGGCGCACGCTTCTTGTGGCCGCGCGGAAACAGCAGGGAGGGGCGGCATGA
- a CDS encoding helix-turn-helix transcriptional regulator, giving the protein MFSSLEPAEKSALRPYAVRVDHTFQDLWFGMEHPRPGLSIFVCDFSLPEPHAAPFTMGEGVVTFSTVLSGRARWHVSRGGGQRQVTVDTPCDMVCRGDDCAGEIFLDRGAPHQVVNLHVQTELLLEYLDVTAVDKNLREGLDRRGGMHVLSRLSADTRTRNAARQILHCSLSGPCRRLFLESRALDMLSVFLGRLEKPRTAVSLSSSDVERLHEARRILRETVDEQPSIRELARQTGLNEMKLKRGFRALFGCTVFQVARAERLERARTLLRDTDTTVGAVAAMTGYTNMSHFIAAFRTRFGQTPGEILTRSRRHPL; this is encoded by the coding sequence GTGTTTTCGTCTCTGGAGCCTGCCGAGAAATCCGCCCTGCGCCCCTACGCCGTGCGCGTGGACCATACCTTTCAGGATCTGTGGTTCGGTATGGAGCACCCGCGTCCCGGACTCTCGATTTTCGTCTGCGACTTTTCCCTGCCCGAGCCGCACGCCGCGCCTTTCACTATGGGCGAGGGCGTGGTCACCTTCTCCACAGTTCTGTCCGGCCGCGCGCGGTGGCATGTCAGCCGGGGCGGAGGCCAGCGCCAAGTAACGGTGGATACTCCGTGCGACATGGTCTGCCGGGGCGACGACTGCGCCGGGGAGATATTTCTGGATCGCGGAGCGCCGCATCAGGTGGTCAATCTGCATGTGCAGACCGAGCTGCTGCTGGAATATCTGGATGTCACGGCCGTGGACAAAAACCTGCGCGAGGGTCTGGACAGGCGTGGCGGAATGCACGTTTTAAGCCGCCTGTCCGCCGATACCCGGACCCGCAACGCGGCCCGGCAGATCCTGCATTGCTCCCTGTCCGGGCCGTGCCGCCGCCTTTTTCTGGAAAGCCGGGCTCTGGACATGCTTTCCGTATTCCTGGGCCGTCTGGAAAAACCGCGTACGGCCGTGTCCCTGAGCTCAAGCGATGTGGAACGCCTGCACGAAGCCCGGCGTATTCTGCGGGAAACCGTGGACGAGCAGCCAAGCATCCGGGAACTGGCCCGGCAAACCGGCCTGAATGAAATGAAGCTCAAACGCGGCTTCCGCGCCCTGTTCGGCTGCACCGTCTTCCAGGTCGCACGCGCCGAGCGTCTGGAGCGCGCCCGGACCCTGTTGCGGGATACGGACACGACCGTGGGAGCCGTGGCGGCCATGACCGGCTACACGAACATGAGCCATTTCATCGCCGCGTTCCGGACGCGGTTCGGGCAGACTCCGGGCGAAATCCTGACCCGCTCCCGCAGGCATCCGCTGTAA
- a CDS encoding bifunctional 2-C-methyl-D-erythritol 4-phosphate cytidylyltransferase/2-C-methyl-D-erythritol 2,4-cyclodiphosphate synthase yields MKNVWTILLAAGQGARLSRETGGVRKQFLSFEGAPLYWRSVRTFAAMPGLSGIVAVFPEMELTRCVEELSALKAADPPGVPVLAVAGGERRQDSVRLGLAALPSSCSHVFVHDSARPFFSARLLQRLLDGLTGDAHGVIPAIPVKDTIKECDGDLVRSTPDRTRLAAAQTPQFFPAGALRMAHEKALLEGMDATDDASLVENAGLPVRLVPGEEQNIKITTPEDLRMLDQPAAPLRPCTGFGYDVHAYGGGRPLVLGGIPIAGAPTVRAHSDGDVLLHALCDAILGCLGLGDIGRHFPDTDPALDNMASGVLLSRVMDMVREAGLRIFHADLTIIAQIPRLEPHKAAIRSNVARLMELGDNQVNVKATTEEHLGFTGRKEGIKAVAVVTGALP; encoded by the coding sequence ATGAAAAATGTCTGGACCATTCTCCTGGCCGCTGGTCAGGGCGCGCGGCTGTCCCGGGAGACGGGCGGTGTGCGCAAGCAGTTTCTCTCCTTTGAGGGCGCGCCCCTGTACTGGCGAAGCGTCCGCACCTTTGCCGCCATGCCCGGCCTGTCCGGCATTGTGGCCGTTTTCCCCGAGATGGAGCTGACCAGGTGCGTGGAAGAGCTGAGCGCTCTCAAGGCCGCCGATCCGCCCGGCGTGCCCGTGCTCGCCGTGGCCGGAGGAGAACGCCGTCAGGATTCGGTCCGTCTGGGGCTTGCGGCCCTGCCCTCTTCCTGTTCCCATGTATTTGTCCACGACAGCGCGAGACCCTTCTTCTCCGCCCGTCTGTTGCAGCGGCTGCTGGACGGGCTGACCGGAGACGCGCACGGCGTCATCCCCGCCATCCCCGTCAAGGATACCATCAAGGAATGCGACGGCGATCTGGTCCGGAGCACTCCGGACCGCACCCGTCTGGCCGCCGCCCAGACACCGCAGTTCTTTCCCGCCGGGGCTCTGCGCATGGCCCATGAAAAGGCCCTGCTCGAAGGAATGGATGCCACGGACGACGCGAGTCTGGTGGAAAACGCCGGGCTTCCGGTCCGCTTGGTGCCCGGCGAGGAGCAAAACATCAAAATCACCACGCCGGAGGATCTGCGCATGCTGGACCAGCCCGCCGCCCCGCTCCGCCCCTGCACGGGTTTCGGATACGACGTGCACGCCTACGGCGGCGGCCGCCCTCTGGTGCTGGGCGGCATTCCCATTGCCGGGGCGCCCACGGTCCGCGCCCATTCCGACGGCGACGTGCTTCTGCACGCCCTGTGCGACGCCATTCTCGGCTGTCTGGGACTGGGAGACATCGGCCGGCATTTTCCGGACACGGACCCGGCTCTGGACAACATGGCCTCGGGCGTGCTGCTGTCCCGGGTCATGGACATGGTCAGGGAGGCCGGCCTGCGGATTTTCCACGCGGACCTGACCATCATCGCCCAGATTCCGCGCCTTGAGCCGCACAAGGCGGCTATCCGCTCCAATGTGGCCCGGCTCATGGAGCTCGGCGACAACCAGGTCAACGTCAAGGCCACCACCGAGGAGCATCTGGGTTTTACCGGCCGTAAGGAAGGCATCAAGGCCGTGGCCGTGGTCACGGGGGCGCTGCCATGA
- a CDS encoding tyrosine-type recombinase/integrase, producing the protein MPVKKSRKSGFVWIGRVKLPNGKRIEKAFPTKTEAQKWESIQRSALLHMKTGLTCGQWLKRRIEDYESRGLVSIDEKRRCFSRFFSDVDQFMPVAMLTSGHALRHLSRLAQAISGDRANRSKQHLAEAWAWGVRFIGLPLFNPFAQVPDYPTQTKELIVPKEEHFWAMVDAAKDQQEKTAVLFLYFTACRRGELLRLQWSDIDFEREVVRLSCRKGRNASWFSAWVRIPGELLFELKRWKLQSCPGTQVFRLPSSFRFIQLLCRRAGVPPFGFHSIRHMVAVQLYRAGHTVAEIQTLLRHRSPQTTEIYLRSLGVFQTSEAAVGWLEVACRVAREKRKVPVGI; encoded by the coding sequence ATGCCAGTCAAAAAGAGCAGAAAGAGCGGCTTTGTTTGGATAGGCCGCGTCAAGCTCCCGAACGGGAAACGAATAGAGAAGGCATTTCCGACAAAGACGGAGGCTCAAAAATGGGAATCCATCCAGCGGTCCGCGCTTTTGCACATGAAAACGGGCCTGACTTGTGGCCAGTGGTTGAAAAGGAGAATTGAGGATTACGAGTCTAGGGGCCTTGTTTCTATTGATGAAAAACGGAGATGCTTTTCCCGTTTTTTCTCCGATGTTGATCAGTTCATGCCTGTGGCGATGCTCACTTCTGGGCATGCCCTTCGTCATCTTTCCCGGCTTGCCCAAGCCATCTCCGGTGATCGTGCGAATCGTTCAAAACAACATCTTGCCGAAGCTTGGGCTTGGGGTGTTCGTTTTATTGGGCTTCCATTGTTCAATCCGTTTGCCCAAGTGCCCGATTATCCCACGCAGACAAAAGAGTTGATAGTTCCCAAAGAGGAGCATTTCTGGGCAATGGTTGATGCGGCCAAGGACCAGCAGGAAAAAACAGCCGTTCTTTTCCTTTACTTCACAGCTTGCCGCCGTGGTGAATTGCTCCGTCTTCAGTGGTCGGATATCGATTTTGAAAGGGAAGTTGTCCGGCTTTCCTGTCGTAAGGGCCGCAATGCTTCTTGGTTTTCCGCCTGGGTTCGTATCCCCGGAGAACTGCTTTTTGAGCTCAAGCGGTGGAAACTGCAATCCTGTCCGGGCACACAGGTTTTCCGCCTGCCAAGCTCCTTTCGTTTTATCCAGCTTCTTTGCCGACGTGCGGGCGTCCCGCCGTTTGGCTTTCATTCCATCCGGCATATGGTGGCCGTGCAATTGTACCGCGCTGGCCATACTGTTGCCGAGATTCAGACATTGCTTCGCCATCGATCCCCGCAGACCACGGAAATTTATTTGCGATCTTTGGGAGTCTTTCAGACATCCGAGGCGGCCGTTGGGTGGCTTGAGGTGGCGTGTAGGGTGGCGCGGGAAAAAAGAAAGGTTCCTGTCGGCATTTAA